The genomic window GCTCAACAGCTACTCGGGCTGGGCGGCCGCGGCGGCGGGGTTCCTCCTGAACAACGACCTGCTGATCGTCACGGGGGCGCTGGTGGGGTCGTCGGGTGCCTACCTGTCGTACATCATGTGCAAGGCGATGAACCGGTCGTTCCTGTCGGTGATCGCAGGCGGCTTCGGCATCGAGGTGCCCGTCGCGGGAGAGGTGGACCACGGCGAGTACCGCGAAGTGGATGCCGCGACGGTGGCGGACATGCTGCGCGAGGCGTCGTCGGTCGTGATCACGCCCGGATACGGCATGGCCGTCGCGCAGGCGCAGTACCCGGTGGCCGACCTCGCCCGGCGACTGCGCGAACGCGGCGTGGACGTGCGCTTCGGCATCCACCCGGTCGCGGGGCGGCTGCCCGGGCACATGAACGTGCTGCTGGCCGAGGCGAAGGTGCCGTACGACATCGTGCTGGAGATGGACGAGATCAACGACGATTTCGCCGCGACCTCGGTGGTGCTGGTGATCGGGGCGAACGACACGGTGAACCCTTCCGCGGCGGAGGACCCGTCGTCGCCGATCGCGGGGATGCCGGTGCTGCGGGTGTGGGAGGCGGAGAACGTGATCGTGTTCAAGCGGTCGATGGCCGCCGGGTACGCCGGCGTGCAGAATCCGCTGTTCTATCGCGAGAACACCCAGATGCTCTTCGGCGACGCGAAGGAGCGGGTCGAGGACATCCTCCGCGCCGCCGAGTGAGTACTCGGGGTCGGGGTGCCGAGTGAGTATTCGCGGGGCCGAGTGAGTTCTCGCGGGGGCGAGTGAGTATTCGCGGGGCCGAGTGAGTATTCGCGGGGCCGAGTGAGTACTCGCGGCGCCGAGTGAGTATTCGCGCGTGCAGCTACGCCTCGTCGCGCCAGGAGTGCTGCGGCTCGTAACCGAGCAGCTGGCGTGCTTTCTCTGTGGAGAACAGGCTCGCGTGCGGCGGCAGTTCCCCGCGCACCGGCACATCCGGAAAGACCTCCGCGACCAGCTCCGCGGCCGGACGCGACATGACGGTGTCCGCCGCCGCGATGAGGAAGCGGTCGAACCCGGCGGGCGCCACTTCGAGCGCCCGGAGCACCGCCTGAGCGCCGTCGCGTGCGTCGATGTAGGACCAGAGGTTCCACTTGCGCAGCGTGGCATCCGCGTCGAAAGAGGGGAACTCCGCGTAATCCGCGGGATCCATGACGTTGGAGAAGCGCAGCGCCGTAATCGAGAGCGCAGGATGCCACCGCACGAGCTCGATCGCCAGCTGCTCCTCGAGGTGCTTGACGAGCGAGTACACCGACTCCGGCCGGGCGGGATAGTCCTCGTCGACCGGGATGTACGGCGGCGGCACGTCGAACGGCAGCCCTTGCACCGTCTCGCTCGAGGCGTAGACGATCTTCTGGACGCCCAGGCGCACCGCAGCCCAGAACACGTTGAACGTCGCGGCGATGTTGTTGTGGAAGGTCGCGACGTCGCTGGTGATCCCTGGTGCCGGGATCGCCGCGAGGTGAACCAGCGCGTCGACGCCGTCGTGCTGATCGTTCACGCCGGCGATGGCGTCGATCACCTGCCCGAAGTCCGTGAGGTCGACCCGCACGAAGCCCGGGCCGCGTTCCCCGACCATGTCGAGGCCGATCACGGTGTGCCCGGCATCCCGGAGGACGCGGACGACGGTACGACCCAGTTTTCCGGAGGCTCCGGTGACGGCGATGCGCATGGGATCACCCTGCCACGCCTCGTGTGCGTGCGGGCCGAATACTCACTCGGCGACGCGAATACTCACTCGGCGACGCGAATACTCACTCGGCGGCGCGAATACTCACTCGACGGCGCGAATACTCACTCGACGGCGAAAGTAGGCTGGGTGACATGCGGCTTGCCACCTGGAACGTCAACTCCATCCGCGCGCGCGTCGTGCGCACCGTCGACTTCGCGGTCCGCGAGGGCATCGATGTACTGGCGATGCAGGAGATCAAGTGCAAGCCCGAGCAGTTCCCCTACGAGGCCTTCGAGGATGCCGGTTATCACGTCGTCGCCCACGGGCTCAACCAGTGGAACGGCGTCGCGATTGCGAGCCGTGAGCCGATCGAAGATGTCCAGACCTCCTTCCCGGGCATGCCCGGTTTCGCCAAGGGGCATGAGGGCCCCGATGCCCCACTCGAGGCCCGCGCCCTCGGCGCCACGATCGGCGGCATCCGAGTCTGGAGCCTCTACGTCCCCAACGGCCGCTCCCTCGACGACCCGCACTACGTCTACAAGCTCGACTGGCTCGGCGCCCTCGCCCAGCACGCGCGGGATTCCCTCGCGGAGAACCCCGATCTCGCCCTCGCAATGGTCGGTGACTTCAACATCGCTCCGACGGATGCCGACAACGGCGACCCCGCGGTCGTCGAGGGGATCTCGACACACGTCTCGGCGCCTGAGCGCGCGGCGTTCCACGCCATCGAAGAAGCCGGCATGATCGACGTCGTACGCCCGCTTGTTCCGACCGGATTCACCTACTGGGATTACAAGCAGCTGCGCTTCCCCCGTAACCAGGGCATGCGCATCGACTTCATCCTCGGTTCCCACGCCTTCGCCGACCGGGTCACCGGGGCGTCCATCCACCGCGACGAGCGCAAGGGCGAGATCCCCAGCGATCACGTGCCTGTCGTCGTCGATCTCGACGTGACCTCCCCCGAGGACGACGACGACCGCCCGATGATCTTCGGCTGACGCGCCAGCGCGAATACTCACTCGACAACGCGAATACTCACTCGGCAGCGCGAATACTCACTCGGCAGCGCGAATACTCACTCGACAACGCGAATACTCACTCGGCAGCGGGTGTCAGCCCATGTCGGCGGTCGTCACCGCGGGGCCGGGGCCATAACGCAGCAGGAGAGCGCCGGCGGGGCCCGCGATCGGCTCCTCCAGCAACGTGAGCCCGAAGGCCGGCCCGTCCGGCGGAAACAGCCGCTTGCCGGGCCCGAGCACGAGCGGGTAGACCCACAGGTTCAGCACGTCGAAGAGGCCCGCGCGCACCAGGCTGCGGGCGAAGGCGATGCTGCCGACCACGTGCACCTCCTCGTGCCGCTCGCGCAGCGCCGCGACCTCGGCCGCCAGATCCGCCCCGATCAGGTGCGAGTTCGCCCACGGCAGCGAGGGTGTTCCGCGCGAAGCGACGTACTTCGGGATCGCGGTGAACCGCTCGGCGATCTCGGCCGCGGGCCCCTCGTACTGCGGCCAGTACCCGGCGAAGATGTCGTACGTGCGCCGGCCGAGCAGCAGGGCGTCCATCCGGCGGATGCCGGCCATCACGCGCTCCCCCACTGCGGCGTCGTCGACCGGCGCCTGCCAGCCGCCGTAAGCGAAACCGCCGTCCGGATCCTCAGCGCGGGTTCCGGGGGACTGCGCGACGCCGTCGAGGCTGCTGAACAGATCGATGTGGATGAGGCCCGCCATCGGGAGTCCTCTCGGTCAGGCCGCCGCGGCAGCGGGGGCGATATGGAAGGTCGTGGCGAAGCGGCCCAGCAGCGCCGCGTCGCCGCGCGGCACACGCACGACTCCGCGGGCGAGCGCGTCGGCGGGGGCGAGTTCGCCGGAGATGATGCCGCGGATGCCCGGTCCCGCGACGATGACGGCATCCGCCGCAGGCTCGTCGGCCCCGGCATCCGCCGTCGCTGCGAGGCCCGCGTCTCCTGCACCCCCTGCCACACCGGCATCCAGGCGCCGTACTGCGAGCGCGACGCCATCGACGCGCGCACGCAGGCCGACATCACCCACGTGCAAGTCGTATCCGGTCGCCGGCAGGGCGGCGGCGGCATCCGGACGGAACGCGGTGCGCAGCGCCATCGTCAGGGAATCTGCGGTGACGACGTCGTCGGGCTCGGGCTCTCCCATCGCCGCGAACCCCCAGCGCCCGAGCGCCAGCACGATGGGCTCGAGCTCGCGGCCGTACGGGGTGAGGTCGTACACGAGCCCCCGGTGCGACAGCGGAACCCGGCGCACCACCCCGGCGTCCTGCAGCTCTTTCAGACGCGCCGCGAGGATGTTCGTCGGAATCCGGGGCAGACCGGCCTTGAGATCGGTGTACCGGCGCGGCCCCACCAGCAGGTCACGGACGATCAGCAACGCCCACCGCTCGCCGATCAGCTCGACGGCGGTGGTGACACCGCAGTACTGGCCGTAGCTTCGGGCGGCCACCTACGACTGCGCCTGATCGGCGAACGCGCCCGGGCCCTGCTCCGAGGCGACGGGGTCCATGTAGAAGAAACTCAGCACGTTGCCGTCGGGGTCCTCCAGGTCCCGCGAGTACATGAACCCGAGGTCCTCCGGCTCGCGGGGCTCGGTGCCTCCGGCCGCCAGGCCCGTGGCCATCACGGCATCCACGTCGTCGTTCGAGGGCCGGGCGAGCGCCACCATCACCTGCGCGGTCGTGGCCGGATCGGCGACCGGCTTGTCGGTGAAGGTCGCGAAGAACTCCCGCGTCAGCATCATGAAGTAGACGCCGTCGCCCCAGGAGACGCAGACGGCGTTCTCGTCGCTGAACAGCGGATTGATCGTCGCCCCCAGCGCGGTGTAGAAGGCCTTGCAGCGGTCGAGATCGGCCGTGGGCAGATTGACGAAGATGTCGGTCATGGCGTGCTCCCTTGCAGGCCGCCGCGAGGGCGGATGCCGGTAGCTTGTTAAAAGCAAGCGAACTTGTCAAGAGCCCCCGTCGTGGGCGCGAATACTCACTCGGCGCCGCGAATACTCACTCGAGGGCGCGAATACTCACTCGGCGGCGGGGTCCGTCGTGCGGGGGATGCCGCGACGGCGCGGTCCCCGTACGTTGGAACGATGAGCACGACCCCGCCCGCCGCCCCGACCCGCCGGCATCCACCGACCGCAGCCGAGCTGCGCACCGACGTGTGGCTCGCCGTAGGCCTGCTCGTGGGTGCCGTGATCAGTTCGTGGCTCGGACAGGTCGCGGGTTTCTTCGGCGACGAAACCCCGGGGCTCGGCTGGGCGCTGGTGTACTCGGCGGGCGTGACGATGCCGCTGGCGCTGCGCCGCCGCCACCCCGAAATCGTCCTGATCGTCGTCGCGATCGCCTTCTTCGCCGGGGCGACCTTCCACATCCCCGACCTCTACGTCGGCCAGGTCTCGCTGTTCGTGGCGATGTACACCGTCGGCGCCTGGGTCGACGACCGCCGCCGGGCGACCGTCGTGCGCGTGGTCGTCGTGGTCGCAATGTTCGTCTGGCTGCTGGTGACCATGTTCCAGACGGCCACCGATCCCTCCGGCGACGGCCCATCGACCGCAGGCGCCTTCTCGCCGATGGCGGCGTACATGGTGATCCAGTTCGTGATCAACGTCTTCTATTTCGGCGGCGCCTACTACCTGGGCGACCGCGCGTACGCGACGGCGCTGGCGTGGACGGCCCTCGAGGAGCGCACCGCCGAACTCGAGCGCGAGCGGGAGCTCACCGCCGCCCAGGCCGTCGCCCTCGACCGGGTGCGCATCGCCCGCGAGCTGCACGACGTCGTCGCCCACCACGTCTCGGCGATGGGCGTGCAGGCCGGCGCCGCGCGGATGGTGCTCCAGCGCGACCCCGCCGCCGCGCGCACCGCCCTCGGCGGCGTGGAGGCATCCGCTCGATCAGCACTGGAGGAACTGCGCCAGCTGCTCGAGACGCTCCGCACCCCGGATGCCGCGGCCGCGCCGGCCGACTCGACCGTGCGGCTGTCGGCGCTCGCCGACATCGTCGCGCACGCCAACGACAACGGCCTGCCCACGACCTTCACGGTCATCGGCCAGCCCGTCGAGCCGTCGGAGCTCACGCAGGTGAACCTCTACCGCATCGCGCAGGAGGCCCTCACCAACGCCCGCCGCCACGCCGGTCCGGGCGCGACCGCCGATGTACGGCTGCGCTACGACGCGGATGCCGTCGAACTCGAGATCACCAACACCGGGCGCGTGCGCGCCGACCGGCCGGGGCTGGGTCTCGTGGGCATGCGGGAGCGGGCGGCGGCCTCGGGCGGCACGCTCGAAGCCGGGCCACGCCCGCGCGGCGGCTTCATCGTGCGGGCGCGGATTCCGCTCCGCGCGGCGGTGCCCGCGTGAGCGGCGCCGCGACCCGCGTGCTGCTCGTCGACGACCACGCGGTCATGCGGGCCGGGTTCCGGATGATCCTGGATGCCGCGGGCATCGACGTCGTCGGCGAGGCGGCGACCGGGGTCGAGGCGGTGGCCGCGGCATCCGCGCTTGTGCCGGACGTCATCTGCATGGACGTGCAGATGCCCGACATGGACGGCATCGAGGCGACGCGGCGCATCGTCGCCGACCCCGCCGTCTCGGCCGCCGTCGTGATCGTGACGACCTTCGACCGGGACGACTACCTGTTCCAGGCGCTCGCGGCGGGAGCCAGCGGGTTCCTGCTGAAGAACGCCGGACCGGAGGAGCTCGTGACCGCGGTGCGCGTCGCCGCCGCAGGCGATGCGCTGCTCGCGCCGGAGGTGACACGGCGGGTGATCGAGCGCTTCGCCTCCGGAGGCGTGGCGCCGGCAGCCGTGTCCGACGGCGCCGGCCGCGAGCGGGAGACCGATCCGTCGGCCACCGCGCCGACGGCATCCGGGGTGCACATCGACCTCACCGATCGCGAGACGGAGGTGCTGCGGCTGCTGGCGCGTGCGCAGAGCAACGCCGAGATCGCGCAGCAGCTCTACATCGGCGAGGCGACGGTGAAGACCCACGTGTCGAACGTGCTGCAGAAGCTCGGGGCCCGCGACCGCGTCGCGGCGGTGGTCTACGCCCACACGCACGGGCTCGTCTGAACGGCCGCGCCCGCCCACGCCCACGCCCCGGCCCGCACCCGGTGCCGGTGCCGGGGCCGGGGCTTCGCCCCCTGCGTCAGACCGCTACGGGCACCGGGGCGTAGCGCTCGATGAGGGCCATGAACGCCTGCAGGTACGCGGCGAGGAACGCCGCCGTCTCGTCGTTGGTGACCTCGCCGTTGTCGGTGAACAAGCCCGGCACGGACTGCACGTAGCCCTCCGGCTGACCGAGCGTCGGCGCGTTGAAGTGGCTGAGGATCGCCTTCAGGTGCTGCTGCGCGGCTGCGGTGGCGATGCCGCCGCCCGAGGTGCCGATGACGGCGGTGGGCTTGCCGTCGAACGAGCCCTGACCGTAGGGACGGGCCGCCCAGTCCAGCGCGTTCTTCAGCACGCCGGGGATCGAACGGCTGTACTCGGGGGTGACGATGATCACGCCGTCGACGCGGTCGATGGCGTCCTTGAACTCGCGCGCCGCCGGCGGCATGTCGTTCTCGATGTCAACGGAGAAGAACGGCAGGTCGGCGATCGGGATCTCCACGAGCGTGGCGCCCTCGGGCGCCAGACGCTCCAGCGCGGTGGCGAGGCGGCGGTTGATCGACGTCGACGAGAGGCTGCCGACGATGTAGCCGATGGTGCGATCGGTCATGGGATGTCTCCTGAGTCTTCTCCGTGGTCGCCGCATGTCCGCGACCCTCGCACAGACCAACCGGGGCCCCGCCATATCTATTCCGACGCATACATCTCTGCCCAGCCCGGGCCGCCTCCTCCCCCGCAGGGGGGAGACCCCGGCCCGCGTCCACACCGCAGAACCCACCCGTGGGGGGAGGTCGCCGATCGACAGGATGCGTAGCGTCGAGGTATCGACTGAGGAGGAGCTTCATGCTCGAACTGACCGGGATCACCAAGAGCTACGGCGGACGCCGTGTGCTCGACGACGTCGGGTTCACCGTCGCCCCCGGGCGGCTGACCGGCTTCGTCGGCGGCAACGGCGCCGGCAAGACCACGACGATGCGCATCATCCTGGGCGTACTGGCGAAGGATGCCGGCACGGTCACCCTCAACGGTACGCCCGTCACTGCGGCCGACCGCCGTCGCTTCGGCTACATGCCCGAGGAGCGCGGCCTCTACCCGAAGATGAAGGTGCTCGAGCACATCGTCTACCTCGCCCGTCTGCACGGGTTCTCGAAGGCGGATGCCACGACCCGCGCGACCGCCCTGCTCGAGGAGCTGGGCCTCGGCGAGCGCCTGAACGACAACGTCGAGACCCTGTCGCTCGGCAACCAGCAGCGCGCGCAGATCGCCGCCGCCCTCGTGCACGACCCGCAGGTGCTGATCCTCGACGAGCCGTTCTCGGGCCTGGACCCCCTCGCCGTCGACGTCGTCGCCAGCGTGCTGCAGGCCCGCGCCGCCCAGGGCGCCGCGGTGCTGTTCTCCTCGCACCAGCTCGACGTGGTCGAGCGCCTCTGCGACGACCTCGTGATCATCGCCGGCGGCACGATCCGCGCTGCGGGCTCTCGCGACGACCTGCGCGCCGCGCACTCCACCCGCCGGTTCGAGCTGGTCTCCGCCGGCGACGCGGGATGGCTGCGCGACGAGCCCGGCATCACGGTGCTGGAGTTCGACGGCGGTTACGCCCTCTTCGACGCCGATTCCGACGACACCGTGCAGACGGTGCTGCGCCGCGCGGTCGCCGCCGGCGACGTGGCCAGCTTCGCCCCGCGGCATCCGTCCCTCGCCCAGATCTTCAAGGAGGTCATCCAGTGAACACCGCCCCCTCCTTCGTCCAGAGCACCTGGCTCGTCGCCGAGCGCGAGATCGGATCGAAGCTGCGCAGCAAGGCGTTTCTGATCTCCACCGGCATCCTGTTCGTCATCGCCCTCGCCGGCGTGCTGTGGGGCGGGTTCACCGCTCAGCAGGACAGCCGCACTCCCGTGGCCGTGACCGGCGAGACCGCGCAGATCGTCGCGCCCCTGGACGGCATGCTCGACATCACCGAAGTGGGCTCGGCGGACAAGGCCCGCGAGCTCGTCCGCGACGGCGAGGTCGACGCGGCCCTCATCCCCGGCGGCGAGGGTGGATTCGACTTCACGGTCGTCGGAGACGACGCCGTGCCCTCCACTCTGATGTCGGCCCTGAGCGTGTCGCCGCCGGTGGAGCTGCTGCAGACCGAGCCCGCCGACGACGACGGCCTGATGCGCTACATCATCTCGCTCCTCTTCGGAGCGGTGTTCCTCATGGCCGCGACCACCTTCGGCTCGACCATCTCGCAGAGCGTGGTGGAGGAGAAGGCGACGCGCGTCGTGGAGCTGCTGATCTCGGCCGTCCCCACCCGGGCGCTGCTGGCGGGCAAGGTGATCGGCAACACGGTGCTCGCGATGGGGCAGATCATCGGCCTGGCCGCCGTCGCGGTGATCGGACTCACGGTCACGGGACAGGCCGAGCTGCTGTCGGGCCTGGGCGCACCGCTGGTGTGGTTCGCGGTGTTCTTCCTCTTCGGCTTCGTCCTGCTGGCGTCGCTGTTCGCCGCGGCTGCCGCGATGGTCTCCCGCCAGGAGGACATCGGCTCGACCACCACGCCGCTGACCCTGCTCGTCATGGTGCCGTACTTCGTGGCGATCTTCTTCAACGACAACCCCACCGTCATGACGATCATGTCGTACGTGCCGTTCTCGGCCCCGGTCGGGATGCCGGTGCGCATCTTCTTCGGCGACGCGCAGTGGTGGGAGCCCCTCGTCTCGCTGGCGATCCTGCTCGTCACGTGCGTCGGCGCGATCTGGGTGGGCGCGAAGATCTACGAGAACTCGATCCTGCGGATGGGCGCCCGCGTGCACCTCAAGGAGGCGCTGAAGGGCTGACACCCTCGGCCCGTTCCGAAGCGGAAGCGGATGCCGCGATCTCGGCCGACCGGCCGGGTCGCGGCATCCGTCGTTTCAGGCGCCTGCTTTCGTTGCACAGCCCGCAGAGGCGGCGCAACCCACTCGCTCCGCGATGGCCCCGCGATACGGTGAGGGAACCTGGTGAGAGGCGGTTGCGCATGCGTGCGTGGATTCAAAGGTCGGCAGCGATCGCGGTGGTGACGCTGGGTCTCGGCATGGTGGCTCCTCCGGCCTCGGCTTCCCCCGAGCCGATGCTCTCCGCCATGCCGATGCCGACGACAGTCTCGGACGACGGCATCCCCGGCCCCACGCAGACCTCGGAACCCACGCCGACGCCCGACGCGACAGAGCAGCCCACGGCCCCGGAACCCGAGACGACGACTCCTGCCCCGGCGCCCGCGCCGACGACTCCCGCCCCGGCGCCCGAGCCGCACGGCGACGAGACGCCGACTCCCGACGAGCACACCGACCCCGAGGATCACACCTCGCACGGGCCGACCATGCCGCTGACCGTCGAGCCGTGGGACGAGCCGCTGCCGATGCCGCAGCAGAACCTCATGCGGGCGATGGCGGTGCCCGAGTGGCACCTGCCGTTCGAAGGCGGTGTCCGCTGGTCGGCCGGTGGGCCGCACCGCGACAGCGACGGCGCCGCATGGGGCGCCGTGGACTTCTCCCCCGGCTCCAGCGCGAACAAGCGCGTCGTGTCCATCGCCGACGGACGCGTCTACCGTGTCACCTGCCCCGCCGGGTGGTTCCTGGGCGTCGACCACGGCGGCGGCTGGCGCTCGGAGTACTACCACCTCGCGAATGCCCAGGAACACCTCATCGGCCAGTGGGTCCCGGTCGGCACGTACCTCGGCGAGGCGGCGTCCACCCTCCCCTGCGGCGGGTCCTCGACCGGGCCTCACGTGCACCTGTCGATCCTCTTCGGCGACCCGCCCCAGCCCGGCGCCGGCGTTCAGCGCCCCTACTACCCCGTGGACGGCATGCGCTTCGGAAACTACCGGGTGCGTAACGGCTCTGCCACCTACCAGGGCCGCTGGGAGGACCTGTCAGGACGGACCGTCATCAACAACTACGGATGCTGCCTGACCTCGACCACGCCTGCGCCCGCGCGCTTCACTTCGACACCGGTACCGACGATCGGCGGATCCTCGGGTGTGGGCGGGGTGCTGACGGCATCCGCCGGCACCTGGCAGCCGGCCGCGACGCTGCAATACCAGTGGCGACGCGATGGCGCCTCCATTCCGGGGGCCACGGGGCAGAGCTACCAGGTGACGAAGGACGACCGCGGGGCGAACATCACGGTGGCCGTGACGGGAACCCGTGCCGGCCACTGGCCTGCGACCGTCAGCAGCGGCTGGATCACAATCCCCACGCCCGTCGTGCGCCAGGCGGGTGCGTCACGCTACGAGACGTCCGCCGCCGTCTCCGCCGCCACGTACGCCCCCGGCATCGACATCGTCTACCTCGCGAGCGGCCAGGTGTTCCCCGACGCCCTCTCGGCCGCGGCCGCCGCCGGAGCGTCCGGCGCTCCGGTGCTGCTCACCGAGCCCCACGACATCCCGGCCGCGATCGCCGCAGAGCTGCAGCGGCTGAAGCCGAAGCAGATCGTGATCGTGGGTGGCACCGCGGCGATCCACGACACCGTGGCCGAGAGGGCGGCCGCGCTCACCGCTGGGCCCGTCGTCCGACTCGACGGGGAAACGCGCTTCCACACATCGGCGATGGTCTCATCGTCGACATTCGCGGCCGGCACCACCGACGCCTACATCGCCGCAGGCGGCGACTTTGCCGACGCCCTGAGCGCCGCGGCCGCCGCGGGCGCCGCCGACGCCCCCGTGCTCTTGACCGGGCGCTCAGA from Microbacterium sp. zg-Y625 includes these protein-coding regions:
- a CDS encoding NADPH-dependent FMN reductase — protein: MTDRTIGYIVGSLSSTSINRRLATALERLAPEGATLVEIPIADLPFFSVDIENDMPPAAREFKDAIDRVDGVIIVTPEYSRSIPGVLKNALDWAARPYGQGSFDGKPTAVIGTSGGGIATAAAQQHLKAILSHFNAPTLGQPEGYVQSVPGLFTDNGEVTNDETAAFLAAYLQAFMALIERYAPVPVAV
- a CDS encoding sensor histidine kinase → MSTTPPAAPTRRHPPTAAELRTDVWLAVGLLVGAVISSWLGQVAGFFGDETPGLGWALVYSAGVTMPLALRRRHPEIVLIVVAIAFFAGATFHIPDLYVGQVSLFVAMYTVGAWVDDRRRATVVRVVVVVAMFVWLLVTMFQTATDPSGDGPSTAGAFSPMAAYMVIQFVINVFYFGGAYYLGDRAYATALAWTALEERTAELERERELTAAQAVALDRVRIARELHDVVAHHVSAMGVQAGAARMVLQRDPAAARTALGGVEASARSALEELRQLLETLRTPDAAAAPADSTVRLSALADIVAHANDNGLPTTFTVIGQPVEPSELTQVNLYRIAQEALTNARRHAGPGATADVRLRYDADAVELEITNTGRVRADRPGLGLVGMRERAAASGGTLEAGPRPRGGFIVRARIPLRAAVPA
- a CDS encoding dihydrofolate reductase family protein, which produces MAGLIHIDLFSSLDGVAQSPGTRAEDPDGGFAYGGWQAPVDDAAVGERVMAGIRRMDALLLGRRTYDIFAGYWPQYEGPAAEIAERFTAIPKYVASRGTPSLPWANSHLIGADLAAEVAALRERHEEVHVVGSIAFARSLVRAGLFDVLNLWVYPLVLGPGKRLFPPDGPAFGLTLLEEPIAGPAGALLLRYGPGPAVTTADMG
- the pntB gene encoding Re/Si-specific NAD(P)(+) transhydrogenase subunit beta translates to MTAASVATAAYIVAALLFVLSLRGLSTHETARSGVGYGIAGMAIALAATAWVSVQNAWGDPQATFGLVLLAAAVLIGAAVGLWRARVVEMTGMPELIALLHSFVGLAAVLVGWNGALHDPGLTGALRDIHHAEVFIGVFIGGVTFTGSIVAFLKLSARMSSRPLMLPGKNILNVGALVAFVALTVWYVITPSIWLLVAVTVLALALGWHLVASIGGGDMPVVVSMLNSYSGWAAAAAGFLLNNDLLIVTGALVGSSGAYLSYIMCKAMNRSFLSVIAGGFGIEVPVAGEVDHGEYREVDAATVADMLREASSVVITPGYGMAVAQAQYPVADLARRLRERGVDVRFGIHPVAGRLPGHMNVLLAEAKVPYDIVLEMDEINDDFAATSVVLVIGANDTVNPSAAEDPSSPIAGMPVLRVWEAENVIVFKRSMAAGYAGVQNPLFYRENTQMLFGDAKERVEDILRAAE
- a CDS encoding response regulator, which produces MRAGFRMILDAAGIDVVGEAATGVEAVAAASALVPDVICMDVQMPDMDGIEATRRIVADPAVSAAVVIVTTFDRDDYLFQALAAGASGFLLKNAGPEELVTAVRVAAAGDALLAPEVTRRVIERFASGGVAPAAVSDGAGRERETDPSATAPTASGVHIDLTDRETEVLRLLARAQSNAEIAQQLYIGEATVKTHVSNVLQKLGARDRVAAVVYAHTHGLV
- a CDS encoding ABC transporter permease; translation: MNTAPSFVQSTWLVAEREIGSKLRSKAFLISTGILFVIALAGVLWGGFTAQQDSRTPVAVTGETAQIVAPLDGMLDITEVGSADKARELVRDGEVDAALIPGGEGGFDFTVVGDDAVPSTLMSALSVSPPVELLQTEPADDDGLMRYIISLLFGAVFLMAATTFGSTISQSVVEEKATRVVELLISAVPTRALLAGKVIGNTVLAMGQIIGLAAVAVIGLTVTGQAELLSGLGAPLVWFAVFFLFGFVLLASLFAAAAAMVSRQEDIGSTTTPLTLLVMVPYFVAIFFNDNPTVMTIMSYVPFSAPVGMPVRIFFGDAQWWEPLVSLAILLVTCVGAIWVGAKIYENSILRMGARVHLKEALKG
- a CDS encoding exodeoxyribonuclease III, with the translated sequence MRLATWNVNSIRARVVRTVDFAVREGIDVLAMQEIKCKPEQFPYEAFEDAGYHVVAHGLNQWNGVAIASREPIEDVQTSFPGMPGFAKGHEGPDAPLEARALGATIGGIRVWSLYVPNGRSLDDPHYVYKLDWLGALAQHARDSLAENPDLALAMVGDFNIAPTDADNGDPAVVEGISTHVSAPERAAFHAIEEAGMIDVVRPLVPTGFTYWDYKQLRFPRNQGMRIDFILGSHAFADRVTGASIHRDERKGEIPSDHVPVVVDLDVTSPEDDDDRPMIFG
- a CDS encoding winged helix-turn-helix transcriptional regulator, which gives rise to MAARSYGQYCGVTTAVELIGERWALLIVRDLLVGPRRYTDLKAGLPRIPTNILAARLKELQDAGVVRRVPLSHRGLVYDLTPYGRELEPIVLALGRWGFAAMGEPEPDDVVTADSLTMALRTAFRPDAAAALPATGYDLHVGDVGLRARVDGVALAVRRLDAGVAGGAGDAGLAATADAGADEPAADAVIVAGPGIRGIISGELAPADALARGVVRVPRGDAALLGRFATTFHIAPAAAAA
- a CDS encoding NAD-dependent epimerase/dehydratase family protein; this encodes MRIAVTGASGKLGRTVVRVLRDAGHTVIGLDMVGERGPGFVRVDLTDFGQVIDAIAGVNDQHDGVDALVHLAAIPAPGITSDVATFHNNIAATFNVFWAAVRLGVQKIVYASSETVQGLPFDVPPPYIPVDEDYPARPESVYSLVKHLEEQLAIELVRWHPALSITALRFSNVMDPADYAEFPSFDADATLRKWNLWSYIDARDGAQAVLRALEVAPAGFDRFLIAAADTVMSRPAAELVAEVFPDVPVRGELPPHASLFSTEKARQLLGYEPQHSWRDEA
- a CDS encoding VOC family protein — its product is MTDIFVNLPTADLDRCKAFYTALGATINPLFSDENAVCVSWGDGVYFMMLTREFFATFTDKPVADPATTAQVMVALARPSNDDVDAVMATGLAAGGTEPREPEDLGFMYSRDLEDPDGNVLSFFYMDPVASEQGPGAFADQAQS
- a CDS encoding ABC transporter ATP-binding protein — translated: MLELTGITKSYGGRRVLDDVGFTVAPGRLTGFVGGNGAGKTTTMRIILGVLAKDAGTVTLNGTPVTAADRRRFGYMPEERGLYPKMKVLEHIVYLARLHGFSKADATTRATALLEELGLGERLNDNVETLSLGNQQRAQIAAALVHDPQVLILDEPFSGLDPLAVDVVASVLQARAAQGAAVLFSSHQLDVVERLCDDLVIIAGGTIRAAGSRDDLRAAHSTRRFELVSAGDAGWLRDEPGITVLEFDGGYALFDADSDDTVQTVLRRAVAAGDVASFAPRHPSLAQIFKEVIQ